A genome region from Flavobacterium sp. includes the following:
- the argH gene encoding argininosuccinate lyase, translated as MKLWEKGIPTDKQIEQFTVGNDRELDLVLAKYDALGSIAHAKMLGQIGLLTAEETTSLVDALNEIIADIVVGNFEIEDSFEDVHSKIEYLLTVKLGDAGKKIHTARSRNDQVLVDVHLYLKDELKAIKEQVKTLFDLLMESAEKHQNVLLPGYTHLQIAMPSSFGMWFSAYAESLIDDITMLNAASKIVDQNPLGSAAGYGSSFPINRTFTTQELGFETLKYNAVAAQMSRGKAEKTVAFAMTSVAGTLSKFAMDVCLYMSQNFDFIGLPAHLTTGSSIMPHKKNPDVFELIRGKCNKIQALPYEITLITNNLPSGYHRDLQLLKEGLFPAIQTLKSCLDIAIFSIKDITVKDHILEDKKYDYLFTVDTLNEMVVEGMPFRDAYKAVAEQLEAGTYKSPKETKHTHEGSINNLCLDAIKDKMEAAF; from the coding sequence ATGAAACTTTGGGAAAAAGGAATACCAACAGATAAACAAATTGAACAATTCACTGTTGGAAATGACCGTGAACTGGATTTGGTTTTAGCAAAATACGATGCCTTAGGTTCAATCGCACACGCCAAAATGTTGGGACAAATTGGTTTATTAACAGCTGAAGAAACAACCTCTTTAGTTGATGCTTTAAACGAAATCATTGCAGATATCGTAGTAGGTAATTTCGAAATCGAAGACAGTTTTGAAGATGTTCATTCTAAAATAGAATATCTTCTAACGGTAAAATTGGGCGACGCAGGAAAGAAAATCCACACGGCACGCTCTCGTAACGATCAGGTTTTAGTAGACGTTCATTTGTATTTAAAAGACGAATTAAAGGCTATAAAAGAACAAGTGAAAACGTTGTTTGACTTGTTGATGGAATCGGCAGAAAAACATCAAAATGTCCTATTACCAGGATATACGCATTTGCAAATCGCAATGCCATCATCATTCGGAATGTGGTTTTCAGCTTACGCTGAAAGTTTAATTGATGATATTACAATGCTGAATGCAGCCTCAAAAATTGTAGATCAAAATCCGTTAGGATCAGCTGCAGGTTACGGAAGTTCATTTCCGATCAACAGAACATTTACAACTCAAGAGTTAGGTTTCGAAACTTTAAAATACAATGCCGTTGCAGCGCAAATGAGCCGTGGAAAAGCAGAGAAAACAGTTGCTTTTGCCATGACAAGCGTTGCAGGAACGTTGTCAAAATTTGCAATGGATGTTTGTTTGTATATGAGCCAGAATTTCGATTTTATTGGACTTCCGGCGCATCTTACAACAGGTTCTAGTATTATGCCTCATAAAAAGAATCCAGATGTTTTCGAATTAATCAGAGGAAAATGCAACAAGATTCAGGCGCTTCCGTATGAAATCACTTTAATTACAAATAATCTTCCAAGTGGTTATCATAGAGATTTGCAACTTTTAAAAGAAGGTTTGTTTCCAGCGATTCAAACTTTAAAATCTTGTTTAGATATTGCAATATTTTCAATTAAAGATATTACAGTAAAAGATCATATTTTAGAAGATAAAAAATACGATTATTTGTTTACTGTAGATACTTTAAATGAAATGGTAGTTGAAGGAATGCCATTTAGAGATGCGTACAAAGCAGTTGCTGAACAATTGGAAGCAGGAACTTACAAATCTCCAAAAGAAACAAAGCACACGCACGAAGGCAGTATCAATAATTTATGCCTTGATGCGATAAAAGATAAAATGGAAGCCGCTTTTTAA
- a CDS encoding M20 family metallo-hydrolase gives MKNIDTLTQEAISLLKSLIETPSFSSEEDQTALLIENWFNQNEIPFKRENNNVWAFNKYFDENKPTLLLNSHHDTVRPNQAYTNYPFKAIEKDGKLFGLGSNDAGGCLVSLLATFVHFYENQKLSHNIVIVASAEEESSGKNGLNSVLKSLPELDCAIVGEPTLMQLAVAEKGLLVLDVKVKGTASHAAHQNDDNALYKSIPVMEWFKNYKFDKISDVLGPVKMTVTQINAGKQHNVVPSECDLVVDIRVTDRYTNAEILEVVKANVNAEVTPRSMHLNASSIPVSHGLVQAGIALGRTTYGSPTLSDQSVLSCQSLKLGPGETLRSHSADEFIFVNEIEEGVDLYIKILTDFFKL, from the coding sequence ATGAAAAATATAGATACGCTTACCCAGGAAGCAATTAGTTTATTAAAAAGCTTAATCGAAACCCCTTCATTTTCAAGTGAAGAAGATCAGACGGCTCTTTTAATCGAAAATTGGTTCAATCAAAATGAAATTCCTTTCAAAAGAGAAAACAACAATGTGTGGGCTTTCAACAAATATTTCGACGAAAACAAACCAACACTTTTACTAAACTCACATCACGATACAGTACGTCCAAATCAGGCATATACAAACTATCCATTCAAAGCAATTGAAAAAGACGGAAAACTATTTGGTTTAGGAAGTAATGATGCAGGAGGTTGCTTGGTTTCGTTATTAGCAACTTTTGTACATTTCTACGAAAATCAAAAACTTTCTCACAATATTGTAATTGTAGCTTCAGCGGAAGAAGAAAGCAGTGGGAAAAATGGTTTAAACAGCGTTTTAAAAAGTTTACCAGAACTAGATTGCGCAATTGTAGGCGAGCCGACTTTAATGCAATTAGCAGTTGCAGAAAAAGGACTTTTAGTTTTAGATGTAAAAGTAAAAGGAACTGCAAGTCACGCCGCGCATCAAAACGATGATAATGCATTATACAAATCAATTCCGGTAATGGAATGGTTTAAAAACTATAAATTCGACAAAATCTCAGATGTTTTAGGTCCGGTAAAAATGACCGTAACGCAGATTAATGCAGGAAAACAACATAATGTTGTGCCTTCAGAATGTGATTTGGTAGTAGATATTCGCGTAACAGATCGTTATACAAATGCTGAAATTCTAGAAGTGGTTAAAGCAAATGTAAACGCAGAAGTAACGCCAAGATCAATGCACTTAAATGCATCGTCTATTCCAGTTTCGCACGGTTTAGTTCAGGCTGGAATTGCATTAGGAAGAACAACGTATGGTTCGCCAACGCTTTCAGATCAATCCGTTTTAAGTTGTCAGTCTTTAAAATTAGGACCAGGAGAAACATTACGTTCACATTCAGCAGACGAATTTATTTTTGTAAATGAAATTGAAGAAGGAGTCGATTTGTATATTAAAATACTAACCGATTTCTTTAAATTATAA
- the proB gene encoding glutamate 5-kinase yields the protein MSKKRILLKIGSNTLTKETNHISRGKIEDLGVQIAALNDEYEFIIVSSGAIAAAKQFVKLDNQDKDVFVKQALASIGQPHLMRIYNENFKDLGLNTSQCLLSYSDFEKEQTQKNIVNTINVLVKNNYIPIINENDTVATDEIRFGDNDKLAALTAVLLNVDILIIATNTNGIYTKESIHNEVPETIKLVNDLKTLEKEIGESKSSHGTGGMQSKIEAAAISKAANIETWIVNGLNDNFILKALKDEIPFTKIV from the coding sequence ATGAGCAAAAAAAGGATTTTATTAAAAATAGGAAGTAATACTTTAACCAAAGAAACCAATCATATTTCGCGGGGAAAGATTGAAGATCTTGGAGTTCAGATTGCGGCTTTAAACGATGAATATGAATTTATCATAGTAAGTTCTGGAGCAATTGCGGCAGCAAAACAGTTTGTAAAACTGGATAACCAAGATAAAGATGTTTTTGTAAAACAAGCTTTAGCTTCAATCGGACAGCCACATTTGATGCGGATTTACAATGAGAATTTTAAAGATTTAGGATTAAATACCTCGCAGTGTTTACTTTCTTATTCTGATTTTGAAAAAGAACAGACCCAAAAGAACATTGTAAATACGATTAATGTATTAGTCAAAAACAATTACATTCCGATTATCAATGAAAATGATACCGTTGCCACAGATGAGATTCGGTTTGGAGATAATGACAAATTAGCGGCTTTAACTGCGGTATTACTAAATGTTGATATTCTGATAATTGCAACCAACACAAACGGAATTTACACGAAAGAATCAATTCATAATGAAGTTCCAGAAACAATTAAATTGGTAAATGATTTAAAAACGCTAGAAAAAGAAATCGGAGAATCAAAATCATCACATGGAACAGGAGGGATGCAGTCTAAAATAGAAGCGGCCGCAATTTCAAAAGCAGCCAACATCGAAACCTGGATTGTAAATGGATTGAATGATAATTTTATTTTAAAGGCGTTGAAGGACGAGATTCCTTTTACGAAAATCGTTTAA
- a CDS encoding N-acetylornithine carbamoyltransferase, whose amino-acid sequence MNYISIKEINSLSKWVKQAIKIKKNPLKNQSLGKNKTLGMLFFNPSLRTRLSTQKAAMNLGMNVMVMNFTNEGWTLEFEDGAVMNSGASEHIKEAAEVVSQYCDIIAIRAFGGLVDKEKDYQETVISGFLKYATVPIVNMESAIRHPLQSLADAITMEEFKPRHKNKPKVVLSWAPHPKALPQAVANSFVEMMQMQKDMDFVITHPEGYELSPEITKDCTIEYDQDKAFENADFVYVKNWSNFNDYGKVTNSDSNWTVTAEKMALTNNGKFMHCLPVRRNVIVSDEVLDGENSIVIEQANNRTYSAQLVLQKILKKL is encoded by the coding sequence ATGAACTATATATCAATAAAAGAAATCAACTCATTATCAAAATGGGTAAAACAAGCGATCAAAATCAAAAAGAACCCGCTTAAAAATCAGAGTTTAGGAAAGAATAAAACTCTTGGAATGTTATTCTTCAATCCAAGTTTAAGAACGCGCTTAAGTACTCAGAAAGCGGCAATGAACTTAGGAATGAACGTTATGGTAATGAACTTTACCAATGAAGGATGGACATTGGAGTTCGAAGATGGAGCAGTTATGAATTCTGGCGCTTCAGAACATATTAAAGAAGCTGCAGAAGTAGTTTCGCAATATTGTGATATTATTGCCATTCGTGCTTTTGGAGGTTTAGTTGACAAAGAAAAAGATTATCAGGAAACTGTAATTTCAGGATTCTTGAAATATGCTACAGTGCCAATTGTAAATATGGAAAGCGCTATTCGTCACCCATTACAATCGTTGGCAGATGCAATTACAATGGAAGAATTCAAACCTAGACACAAAAACAAACCAAAAGTGGTTCTTTCTTGGGCGCCGCATCCAAAAGCTTTGCCTCAAGCAGTTGCCAATTCATTCGTAGAAATGATGCAAATGCAAAAGGATATGGATTTTGTAATCACGCACCCAGAAGGTTATGAGCTAAGTCCAGAAATCACAAAAGACTGTACAATCGAGTACGATCAAGATAAAGCTTTCGAAAATGCTGATTTCGTTTACGTAAAAAACTGGAGTAATTTCAACGATTACGGAAAAGTAACCAACAGCGATTCAAATTGGACAGTTACGGCTGAAAAAATGGCCTTAACCAACAACGGGAAATTCATGCACTGTCTTCCGGTTCGTCGTAACGTAATTGTAAGCGACGAAGTTCTTGATGGCGAAAATTCAATCGTAATCGAGCAAGCAAATAACAGAACGTATTCAGCACAATTAGTTTTACAAAAGATTTTGAAGAAATTGTAA
- the argB gene encoding acetylglutamate kinase, whose protein sequence is MNVSVIKIGGNIIDNPAELEQFLTDFSKIEGYKVLVHGGGKSATKMAQSIGLVPQMIDGRRITDAPMLDVVVMIYAGQINKHIVAQLQAKDNNAIGFSGADGNLIQSTKRNHPTIDYGFVGDVKQVNTKLLATLLEAGVVPVFCAITHDKNGQLLNTNADTIASELSIALSEVFDVTLTYCFEKQGVLQDSEDDSSVITEINEALYNKLKEEKVIHSGMIPKLDNCFNSLSRGVQKIKIGHHKMLQNSDIPHTTITL, encoded by the coding sequence ATGAACGTATCAGTAATAAAAATAGGTGGAAACATCATCGATAATCCAGCAGAATTAGAACAATTCTTAACTGATTTTTCTAAAATAGAAGGCTATAAAGTTTTAGTTCACGGCGGTGGAAAATCGGCTACGAAAATGGCTCAGAGTATTGGTTTGGTTCCGCAAATGATTGACGGACGCCGAATTACTGATGCTCCTATGCTTGATGTTGTGGTCATGATTTACGCAGGACAAATCAACAAACATATTGTAGCTCAATTGCAGGCAAAAGACAATAATGCAATTGGTTTTTCAGGAGCTGACGGAAATTTAATTCAGTCCACAAAAAGAAATCACCCAACAATCGATTACGGATTTGTAGGCGATGTAAAACAAGTCAACACCAAGTTATTGGCAACTTTATTGGAAGCTGGAGTTGTTCCCGTTTTCTGTGCCATCACACACGATAAAAACGGACAGCTATTAAATACTAATGCCGATACAATCGCAAGTGAACTATCAATTGCTCTATCTGAAGTTTTTGATGTTACATTGACATATTGTTTTGAAAAACAAGGCGTTTTGCAAGATTCAGAAGACGATTCATCTGTGATTACAGAAATCAACGAAGCCTTATATAATAAATTAAAAGAAGAAAAAGTAATCCATTCCGGAATGATTCCGAAGCTGGATAACTGTTTCAATAGTTTATCAAGAGGTGTGCAGAAAATCAAAATTGGCCATCACAAAATGCTCCAAAATTCAGATATTCCGCATACAACGATTACATTATAA